A genomic region of Rhodococcus pyridinivorans contains the following coding sequences:
- a CDS encoding methylmalonyl-CoA mutase family protein gives MSLAAEAEDAARAYAQWQDAVAGVLAKSRRVDPAELGPEPQRLLETTTYDDVTVAPLYGVRDERDEAPLPGEFPFVRGGSSTRDVNTGWLVDVRFTGTDAASVNERILDALNNGVSSVWLGLGAGAVPVDALDTALNGVLLDLAPVRLDAGADAVAATTAVYSVLDNRTDIEDRAAVRIFLGAAPLTSAFSERPDVSLDEAVELARAAADRTEAVRALTVDGTAFHNAGSSDAEELGAAIAAGLDYVRALVDAGVPVAAALGQLEFRLAATDDQFQTIAKFRAGRQVWARVAQVAGAPEAGNAPQHAVTSAAMMAQRDPWVNMLRTTLAAFGAGVGGADAVTVLPFDSALPAGVLEVSEAFSARIARNTQLLLLEESNLGRVLDPAAGSWYVEELTAQIAEKAWGFFQEIEAAGGYRAALEAGLIAERVAQTRARRESDIAHRTFSVTGVNEFPNLAEKPLPVGVAEAGASAARYAAPFEALRDRSDAYLASHGARPRVLLAPLGPIAEHNVRATFATNLLAAGGIEAVNPGPLDLDADLSSLVGDTGTSVAVLCGTDTRYGEQAGTATSALRAAGITTVLLAGPEKAVKDAQGDDRPDGFLTARIDAVAALTDLLNTLGA, from the coding sequence GTGTCATTAGCTGCAGAAGCCGAGGATGCCGCGCGCGCATATGCGCAGTGGCAGGACGCGGTGGCGGGGGTGCTGGCCAAGTCCCGACGTGTCGACCCGGCCGAACTCGGACCCGAGCCGCAGCGTCTGCTCGAGACCACGACCTACGACGACGTCACCGTCGCGCCGCTGTACGGCGTCCGCGACGAGCGCGACGAAGCGCCGCTGCCCGGTGAGTTCCCGTTCGTCCGCGGCGGCTCGTCCACGCGCGACGTCAACACCGGCTGGCTCGTCGACGTCCGGTTCACCGGCACCGACGCGGCCTCGGTCAACGAGCGCATCCTCGACGCGCTGAACAACGGCGTCAGCTCGGTGTGGCTCGGTCTCGGCGCCGGCGCGGTCCCCGTGGACGCGCTCGACACCGCGCTCAACGGTGTGCTCCTCGACCTCGCGCCGGTCCGTCTCGACGCCGGTGCCGACGCGGTCGCAGCGACCACCGCCGTGTACTCCGTGCTCGACAACCGCACCGATATCGAGGACCGCGCCGCCGTGCGCATCTTCCTCGGTGCAGCGCCGCTCACCAGCGCGTTCTCCGAGCGTCCCGACGTATCTCTCGACGAGGCCGTCGAACTGGCACGGGCCGCCGCCGACCGCACCGAAGCGGTGCGTGCCCTCACCGTGGACGGCACCGCCTTCCACAACGCCGGTTCGTCCGACGCCGAAGAACTCGGTGCCGCGATCGCCGCCGGCCTCGATTATGTGCGAGCACTCGTCGACGCCGGGGTTCCCGTTGCGGCCGCGCTCGGTCAGCTCGAGTTCCGTCTCGCCGCGACCGACGACCAGTTCCAGACCATCGCCAAGTTCCGCGCGGGTCGTCAGGTGTGGGCGCGCGTCGCCCAGGTCGCCGGTGCCCCCGAGGCCGGCAACGCTCCGCAGCACGCCGTGACCTCCGCGGCGATGATGGCCCAGCGCGATCCGTGGGTGAACATGCTGCGCACGACCCTCGCTGCGTTCGGCGCGGGTGTCGGTGGCGCCGACGCCGTCACGGTCCTGCCGTTCGACTCCGCACTGCCGGCCGGTGTGCTCGAGGTGTCCGAGGCGTTCTCCGCCCGGATCGCCCGCAACACCCAGCTGCTGCTGCTCGAGGAGTCCAACCTCGGGCGCGTTCTCGATCCCGCCGCCGGTTCCTGGTACGTCGAGGAACTGACCGCGCAGATCGCAGAGAAGGCATGGGGCTTCTTCCAGGAGATCGAGGCGGCCGGTGGTTACCGCGCCGCTCTCGAGGCAGGGCTGATCGCCGAGCGTGTCGCGCAGACGCGTGCCCGCCGCGAGTCCGACATCGCGCACCGCACGTTCTCGGTGACCGGGGTCAACGAGTTCCCGAACCTGGCCGAGAAGCCGCTGCCGGTCGGTGTCGCCGAGGCCGGCGCGTCCGCCGCGCGGTACGCCGCACCGTTCGAGGCGCTGCGCGACCGCTCGGATGCCTACCTGGCCTCGCACGGTGCCCGCCCGCGGGTGCTGCTCGCCCCGCTCGGGCCGATCGCCGAACACAACGTACGGGCGACCTTCGCGACGAACCTGCTCGCCGCCGGTGGCATCGAAGCGGTCAATCCCGGACCGCTCGATCTCGACGCCGACCTGTCGTCCCTGGTGGGCGACACCGGAACGTCCGTCGCCGTGCTGTGCGGCACTGACACCCGCTACGGCGAGCAGGCCGGTACGGCCACCTCTGCGCTGCGTGCGGCGGGGATCACGACGGTGCTGCTGGCCGGACCCGAGAAGGCCGTGAAGGACGCGCAGGGGGACGATCGTCCGGACGGCTTCCTCACCGCGCGCATCGACGCCGTCGCCGCCCTCACCGACCTGCTGAACACTCTGGGAGCGTAA
- a CDS encoding TVP38/TMEM64 family protein — MLGILGLVAALVVVALVVPHPTIAQIREWSESVHGPAIVLAFFAVHALVTIAPIPRTVFTLSAGVLFGSAVGIGVTVAASTVSAVLAFLLVRAVGRKAVESRLTHPAAKAIDLRLARRGWLAVGSLRLIAAAPFFVVNCCCAVSAVRLVPYTLATVVGILPGTVAVVLLGDALTGQTDPRLMVITGVCIALGLAGLLLEARLPEPAGSALDAVVEPDQDPATR; from the coding sequence GTGCTCGGCATCCTGGGCCTGGTGGCGGCTCTCGTCGTCGTAGCTCTCGTGGTGCCGCATCCGACGATCGCCCAGATCCGGGAGTGGTCGGAATCGGTGCACGGCCCGGCAATTGTCCTGGCGTTCTTCGCCGTCCACGCCCTGGTCACGATCGCCCCGATTCCGCGCACGGTGTTCACTCTCAGCGCCGGCGTGCTGTTCGGCAGTGCCGTCGGTATCGGCGTGACGGTCGCCGCCTCCACGGTCAGCGCCGTCCTGGCGTTCCTGCTCGTGCGGGCCGTCGGACGCAAGGCCGTGGAATCGCGCCTCACGCACCCGGCGGCGAAAGCGATCGATCTGCGGCTGGCACGCCGCGGATGGCTCGCGGTCGGCTCCCTGCGGCTGATCGCCGCCGCCCCGTTCTTCGTCGTGAACTGTTGCTGCGCCGTCTCGGCGGTCCGTCTCGTCCCCTACACACTCGCGACGGTCGTGGGCATCCTGCCGGGCACCGTGGCGGTCGTACTCCTCGGCGACGCCCTGACCGGGCAGACCGATCCGCGGCTGATGGTGATCACCGGGGTGTGCATCGCGCTCGGTCTCGCCGGGCTGTTGCTCGAGGCTCGACTCCCCGAGCCCGCCGGTTCGGCGCTCGACGCCGTCGTCGAGCCGGATCAGGATCCGGCGACGAGATAG